The segment tacccttcaagaacaggaggatatttcgtgtaatgcagtccatagttcattgtatgctttaaatatctaagcactcttactaaagcataccaatgatctttcccaggattgtgggagtaacgactcaatctacttacactataagccaagtccggtctagtacaattcataatatacatcaagctgccgagaacttgagtatattctaactgagctacagtatcacctttattcttctttagatgactagaagcatcaaatggggtgacaaccggcttgtcatcatagtgtccaaacttcttgagtacactttcaatataatgggactgagtaagagtatatccatctggtcttctttgaactcttacaccaaggatcacatctactactcccaagtctttcatggaaaaggaggagtgtagcattttcttggtttgattgatcacatccagattagtacccattataagcatatcatccacatacaagcatatgatgacataagcattcttgtattgtttgacataaacacatttatcacattcatttattctaaatccattagagagtaatgtgttgtcaaacttctcgtgccattgctttggagcctgttttagtccataaagtgatctaactaacttacagactttgttttcttgacctttaaccacaaacccttcaggttgattcatatatatctcttcatctagttcaccatacaagaaggcagttttcacatccatttggtgtatttccaaattatgaatggatgcaattgctactaatgtgcgaattgatgtaattcttgtaacaggtgaataggtgtcaaagaagtcttgaccctctttttgacgataccctttagctactaaacgagctttgtacttctctatggtaccatcaggtctaaacttcttcttgaatatccatttgtgcccaattggtttttgcccatgtggcaaatccaccaatttccaagtgttattttgcacaatggagtcaatctcacttttgattgcctctttccagtaaggagcttcagaggagtccatagcttccttatatgtttgtggttccttattcactacataggtcatgtaatcaggtccaaaatctttggctattttgccccgtttgcttcttctaggttctaagttgtcttcttgaatctttgaagaattctcttcatttgattgtaaacttttgtctggaatcgtatcattcagtccatcatctagaggtcttttcctagagtaggtaacctcttttcctttatccttaaaaggaaaagtattttcaaagaattcagcctctgctgattccatgatggtttggttatggatctcatcaacatgtgatttatacacaagaaacctgtatgctgcactattcatggcagggccaagatagatgcaatctatggtttttggtccaagtttagtcctcttaggaagaggtacttgaaccttagcaaggcaaccccacactttcatccttttataagagggtaacctccctttccatagatgatatggtgatttatcactctttttatgaggaattctattaagtattgtatttgctgcaagacatgcttctccccacagattatgtggtgctccagaagtaattaacattgaattaatcatgtttttcaatgttctattctttctttctgccactccattttgttgaggagtatatggagcagttgtttgatgtataataccgtttaaagaacaaaattcagcaaagtctttggattcatattctcctcctcgatcagaccttagaattttgatctttttgtcaagttgattttcaacttcagccttgtaattcttaaaataattcaaggcttcatctttggtatttaacaaataaatataacaatacttactgcaatcatcaataaaggatatataataattctttcctcctcttgtaggtgttgctctaaaatcacataaatcagagtggattaagccaagtatttcattagatttttcaaccgatttatgaggatgttgtgtaaattttgattctacacaaacctcacattttatatttttatctaatgaacattttggtaacatgctaagttttgccattctttgaatagaacgaaaattaacatgtcccaaacgagaatgccacaaaattgaaggatcatgcatatacatagaagaggggctagtagtgcccattattgcattagcattaatattggttacatcattgtttggtgtttcaacaccatagtacaaaggtaatacactgactttgaagagaccctcactaaggtatccctttccaacatacatcccacccttggtgagaacaaatttatcagattcaaatacaagtttgaaacctttgttactaagaataggaccagaaatcaaattcttagtaatttcaggaacatgcaagacatcacataaaacaagttctttttcagaagtcaattgtagtttcacttttccctttccttcaacttttgcagtagagccattccccataaacattggttcagaatccgagactttctggtatgtagaaaacatggttcgggagttgcaaatgtgccttgtggctccagtatcaatccaccaatccacacaattgctaaccatgttggtttggatcacagcaacaaattgatttggtgattcaaccatgttggcttgaccagaatttcctccaccagaattgccaccattgtttccattgtttcctccattgttccctcgattatttcctccattgtttcctccttgacccctcctgaatctgcaatctttggccttgtgtccaattttgccacaaacatagcatggaccagaattcttcttgaaattcttcttgttagggccatgatttttgccatctttggaagagtttttggagccttgcttccctttcttgttgttgtgctttgtccttgaagtacttgcttctccaacaaagtttgcacttggttccaaggaatttgcatctgccttctcattcaatctgttatcttcttccacacgaattctcaacacaagttgctcaaaactcatgtcatcagttaagtgcttaagatataatttgaaattcttccaagaaggaggaagtttttcaatgattgaaccaacaagaaaattagagtttatacccataccttcaacttcaagatcatgtgcaatgacttgaatttcctccacttgtttgaggacagatttggtatccaccatcttgaaattcatgaactttccaatcacgaatttcttggaacatgccacttctgttttgtatttcttttccagtgattcccatatctctcttgcagtagtcatggtagagtagatatcatagagagaatcatccagggcatttagaatataatttctgcaattatattcatttgtgttccaagtttccacagccctttgatgttctgccatttgggcttcactgggtggtgttgttccttctgcagtggttgtaccaataggaggagagggagaatcatcagtgagaacattggaaacatgaagagttgttagataaaacaacatcttctgttgccatcttcgaaaatctgagcctttgaatttctcaggcttttccacatgtgttttgatgatggattgttgatccattcttccactttttagTTTCTATCTTAGATTGTTAggacagaagtatacaatcaacaagattaacagaaataaaacaaacgaaattgaaatatatgtatgaaatatactagaatcagtttgcagaaaacatacttgatggtttatgcttacaacagaaacacaaaaacgaaattatgtagattgaggcctgcaaattgcagtgtcctaagacagaaatttccctggtggggatctgtctagaggatacaacaatcaatcaagaacttctcttgattctgacgaaattcctatgttcccttcatctttggaagaacgaatttttaaagagaattctgtggtgtgaatgatgatTTTTTCcaacccctttcagatgaatgaaacaggtatttataggtattagttatgacagttggaaactgtcaaaaccgaaaataactgttaaaaacctgtcattcagtaattacgaatttaataataaaaaaataaaaattaatttcgtaattaaaaattatctaattaatcaggaagaccccaagagccccaaggcccaaggcccatcttttgaccattaaatattctcttgatattagcccattttcaatccaattaggctaatccaacaccacaacccaagcccaatatgcttaaccccttacttgacccatttagttaaatgagtaggactagacatataaggtgggagaaggttttctcttccaccaatgtgggataagtcccacattgtaattttgtagtcaaagttccaacagATTGTTATCAGAAGCTCGAGTAAAGAAGAAAACGATAATCGGTGTTGGTAGTGTAAGTCAAGTAAAGAAGACGATCATCACAGGTTAGGTATTTACAGTTTTGGACATTTTCATTTTTTCCTTTGATCCCTTAGTTAAAATGACGTTATGTAACCTTGATTTTATGTAGGAGTGAAGAATGGCTTCATCAGAGGAAGAATGGAACGATCCATTTGCTGCTTTGAACGAACCTTTTGCTGGGTTGAACAAGATGGACTTTGAACTACATGGTATTTACATGGACCATGAACCAGAGAATGAGTTCGTGAGCACACTAGATAAGTGTAAGGATAATTTCTTGAATGTATTACTTAATGATGCTAATCTTCGTAATGCAAGTATGTTTGATGAGATGAGAGCACGAGTATATCATGAAAATGACTGGGAAAGTGATAAAGATGATGAGGAATAAGTACAACCTAAGTATAGGGTTCATGATCCCAACATCAAATGGGACAAGATGGAACCAAAACTTGGCAATATATTTGAATCCGCTGAGCAACATAAATTTTGTGTTGCAAACTATGTTGTGTCCCATGGGTATCAAATATATTTTGCCAAGTGTGATAGTGTTAGAACTGTTGCAAAATGTGGGAAAAGAAATGAAGAAAACCAATGCCCTTTCAGATTGCATGTTGCTTGGATGTACAAGGAAAGGTCATTACAAATCAAAACTATGACTAGGATCCACAAATGCTCTAGGTCATTCACATTTGGTTCAATTGTGTCTCCTGAATGGATTGGGTGACATTACATGACTGAGATTGCAAACAAGCCAAAGCTTAAGCTTAGGGAGATAATAAGTGATATTAAATGGACATTCAGATGTGATGTGTCATTGGCCAATGTAGGAGGGGAAAAATGGTCAAAATAGTTAATTGAAGGAAAACTAACTGAGCATTATGCAAGAATATGGGACTACTCTTATGAGCTGTTAAGATCAAATCCAGGGTCTACTTGCAAGGTTAGTGTCATCAACAACCCTGATGGAAAGAGCTATTTCCACatattttatacacgttttaaggCTTTAACTAGTGGATGTAGAAAAGTGATTGGTTTAGATGGATGCTTCTTGAAAGGTGAGGTGAAAGGTGAACTGTTGACAACAATTGAAATGGATACAAACAaccatgtaacagcccggattcccaggtattattcatttatttattttggtatttagtgaggagactcagtgagttggagcctagactcgccaaatatgatcgcggatttggacgcgggttcgcgtctggactcagcgagtccacgttgtttaatgaaaccctaatttctcgggtttaggacatatttaaagggccttatggccgtcatttacGCTCATCattccccagagtgaaaccctagagcatttgagtgattcaagtgagggaaggagccattattgatcttggagttgttgcctagcaaggaaagaggagatctagccaagaggaagtaagagaggggtggattcttgaagatttgaggtctaggacatcacaactgaggtacaatctcgaatcattctctgttattgtgatgttcatgtagatttagggcttttgaacccatttgtggctagatctagtgtcctcatggtcccttagcgagttaaggtcatggatctagacccatagaggtccagagcacctctttaccaaagctttatatgcatccatggaggtattggcttgggatcaatgtatttgaggctaaaacaccattcatgagctattcaatgcttgatgagcatcaagacttggactttacgtggtcaataagcttaaggagactggatctatgagttagtgaagcggatctgacctcagaaggtcgtttggggttgtgcatggaatgcactcgccgagtccattccccagactcgacgagttggtgcgggttgttcaacgattacgaaccaggggttgagtaaccgagtcgggtgagtgactcggtgagtcggaagagattcagagggatcgggttcccgtaggaactcggcgagtccacgccagactcgacgagtcgggttgactggtttgacttcgtggtgttagtcagccagagtcaaggtagtattaagtagaaatacgtttgtgttgtaggaggacgatagctcgggagatcgagcactagtggttaagagatttacgagttaccgagacacgtgaggtgagtcttctcactatacgttaccttgagtggtattatgagttgaccagagggtcttatgtgctatgtatgagattatgtgctatgtatgagattacgtgctatgtgttatatgtatgttgtatgattgtgtagaccggaccagagggtccaacgattctgaccgggccggagggcccaatgattctgaccgggccggagggcccaatgagctgtgactggaccggagggtccgacgagctgcgggattggagggtcccgctgagacatctagaACAGAGGGTCggatttagccttgagtggcgtattttgtggtatgtggtattttggggaactcactaagcatttatgcttacagttgttgtgtttgatgtctcaggtaccaacgaggaccgtgggaaggcgacggcttgacacgtacacacaccgatggagtttattatgtgtagagatcttgggatttgtttttgaaaacagtattgattatggatttgatttgtgatgtgatacattatgtgattttgaaaaagaaaaattattttgaaaatttacggtgttacaaaccAAGTCTATTCAATAGCTTGGGCTGTTGTAGATGTGGAGAATAAACCTAATTGGACTTGGTTTTTGGAGCTTATACATGATGATCTAATGTTGGATGGTGGTAGAGGGCTGGTTATCATATCAGATCAACATAAGGTACTTTTAGTTGCTATGTTTTGTATTAATATAGTATATAATTGAAATGTTTTGTATTAATATTCAATGTACTTATATGTTTCAGTGCTTACTGGAAGCTGTGAAAGACATTTTGCTACATGTGGAGCACAAACAATGTGCTAGACACATCTATGCAAACTTCAAGAAGGCTTACACCGGATTAGAATTCAAAAGAATTTTCTGGGCTTCAGCAATGAGTTGTGTAGAAGGAGACTTCAAGAAACATATGGGTGAAATAAAGAAGCTTAATCCTAGTGCATATGAGTATTTGATGTCCAAACAGCCTAGAACTTGGTGTAGAGCTTTCTTTACTCCAGGGTTTGCATGTGAAGCAGTTGAGAATGGAATCTCAGAATGCTTTAACTCCATCTTAATAGAAGCTAGGAAAAAGCCTTTGATAACAATGCTTGAGGAGATAAGAATATACATAATCGATAGGTTTTTTCACATAACTGATAAGTGTAACAAATGGATGTCCAATGTGTGCCCAGATGTGTTGAAAAAAATGAACCTTTTTGGGAAGTATATGAGGTATGTATTATTTAGCCATTTGCATTTGTATTTTATAAATCAATGCTCTTATGTTAATGTTTTTAAATTTATGTGCCAATTTCAGGTTTTGGATGGTTATTCATAGCCAAGGTTCAGTGTTTGAAGCTAGGTTCAATTATGAAAGTTTCAAGGTAGACTTGGAGGCCAGGACTTGCACATGCAGGCTTTGGGATCTTTTTGGAATCCCTTGTGTTCATGCAAATGCTGCCATTAACTATATCCATAAGACAGCTGATGGATATATTAATGAATGCTTCTCAAAAGACAGGTTTATTGAATGTTACAAAAGTAACATAATGCCTGTCAATGGGAGCAATTTATGGGAGCAAACTCCCTTCTAAAAGCCTTTGCCAGCAATAGCTAGAGAATGCCAGGAAGACCTGCCACTAAAAAGAGAAGGCGTTCAAGTGAAAAAGAGACCAAGTTTGCTACTGCAAGAGTTAAAGTATCCAGAACTGTGAGGTGTGGTAATTGCTTTGAATTTGGACATAACAAACAAAGCTGCACAAGTGAAACAAAGCCAAGAGTTCCACATGCACCCAAAAAAATTGGTAGGCCAAGAAAAAATCAAGAGGAACATGAAAGTGCAACAACTAAAACTCCAATCAATCAAAATGTGGATCCCAATCAGCATCTGGTTCTAGAAGAAAGACTAGAAGGAGTACATAAACCAGTAATGAGCCAAATCAACCAACTGCTCAAACGAGAAAAATAAATATAAGGGTTGGAGGTAGAGTCGGAGGTAAGGGGAAAAATGTGTGGATGAGGGACAAGTTCAGATTGAGGGACAAAAACTTGTTGGTGAAGGGAAAAACCAGGATAAAGGGCAAAACCAGGAAAATGGACAACAAGAGGTTGATGAGGATATGGTCATTCAAGTTATAGATGAAGTTAGTGAGGGAAAATCTAAGTcacaaaagttgagtgaaattcTTGATGATGTTGAGGATGGAATAAATGAAATTCTTAGAGACATTCAAGAGGAAGAACCTGAGTTTCTTGAAGGTAATGCAAATGATGTTATACCTGAGAAAATCCAACTGAATGAAGAAGATGTAGCCATGCTACGAGAGTTAGGATACAACATTGGTGAAATTGAAGGGAGTAAAGGGATAGCAATGCCATTAGATGACATGGCACCTGTTGAATTGGTAATTAATCTCCTATTTATTCTACTTTAATTGAACTTTATTCTATTCGTCCCATATTGTAATTACATGTCATATATTGCCTTAACAGGAATTACAAGATCAATAAGGGCATCC is part of the Lactuca sativa cultivar Salinas chromosome 7, Lsat_Salinas_v11, whole genome shotgun sequence genome and harbors:
- the LOC111888537 gene encoding uncharacterized protein LOC111888537, whose protein sequence is MASSEEEWNDPFAALNEPFAGLNKMDFELHGIYMDHEPENEFVSTLDKCKDNFLNVLLNDANLRNARSTCKVSVINNPDGKSYFHIFYTRFKALTSGCRKVIGLDGCFLKGEVKAWAVVDVENKPNWTWFLELIHDDLMLDGGRGLVIISDQHKCLLEAVKDILLHVEHKQCARHIYANFKKAYTGLEFKRIFWASAMSCVEGDFKKHMGEIKKLNPSAYEYLMSKQPRTWCRAFFTPGFACEAVENGISECFNSILIEARKKPLITMLEEIRIYIIDRFFHITDKCNKWMSNVCPDVLKKMNLFGKYMRFWMVIHSQGSVFEARFNYESFKVDLEARTCTCRLWDLFGIPCVHANAAINYIHKTADGYINECFSKDRFIECYKSNIMPVNGSNLWEQTPF